A single window of Archangium gephyra DNA harbors:
- a CDS encoding APC family permease, whose amino-acid sequence MTQERYQREGQPGGEARSEPARPLPSLRVVDAVALVVGIVVGAGIFRTPSLVAQNAAGPATVLLLWGLGGLVSLIGAMCYAELASTWPHAGGDYHYLRRALGSSLAFLFAWARLTVIPTGSIALLGFIFGDYASQLLPLGEHSSALYAALSVVVLTGLNVAGIQLGKWTQNLLTVAVVAGLGLVIFAGFFAVPSAAPAPAAAVSSGAAPHAAWGMAMVFVLLTYGGWNEAAYISSELRGGRRSIVSALLWSMVAVTALYLLANAAYLRGLGMAGVARSDAVAAELMQRVAGPWGARLISALICAAVLTSANATVLMGSRTHYAMGRDFPLFSPLGRWSARASAPVNALLVQGAISLTLVGVGFITRRGFETMVDYTAPVFWFFFLLVGVSLLVLRRREPHVARPFRVPLYPLVPLLFCASCAYLLYSSLAYTGAGALVGVAVLATGLVPLALMRRRAGHPRSNPLPGGRKSWGFGRPRSV is encoded by the coding sequence ATGACGCAGGAGCGGTACCAGAGGGAGGGGCAGCCGGGCGGCGAGGCACGATCCGAGCCGGCGCGCCCCTTGCCCAGCCTGCGCGTCGTGGACGCCGTCGCGCTCGTGGTGGGCATCGTCGTGGGAGCGGGCATCTTCCGCACGCCCTCCCTGGTGGCGCAGAACGCCGCGGGCCCGGCCACCGTGCTGCTGCTGTGGGGCCTGGGCGGGCTGGTCTCCCTCATTGGCGCCATGTGTTACGCGGAGCTGGCCAGCACCTGGCCTCACGCGGGCGGCGACTACCACTACCTGCGCCGGGCCCTCGGCAGCTCGTTGGCCTTCCTGTTCGCCTGGGCGCGGTTGACGGTCATCCCCACCGGCTCCATCGCGCTGCTGGGCTTCATCTTCGGGGACTACGCCTCCCAGCTGCTGCCCCTGGGGGAGCACTCGTCGGCTCTCTACGCCGCGCTCTCGGTGGTGGTGCTCACCGGGTTGAACGTGGCGGGCATCCAGCTGGGCAAGTGGACGCAGAACCTGCTCACGGTGGCGGTGGTGGCGGGGCTGGGCCTGGTCATCTTCGCCGGGTTCTTCGCCGTCCCCTCCGCCGCGCCCGCACCGGCCGCCGCGGTGTCGTCCGGCGCGGCGCCCCATGCCGCCTGGGGCATGGCCATGGTGTTCGTGCTGCTGACGTATGGCGGGTGGAACGAGGCAGCCTACATCTCCAGCGAGCTGCGCGGAGGCCGCCGGAGCATCGTGTCCGCGCTGCTCTGGAGCATGGTGGCCGTCACCGCGCTCTACCTGCTGGCCAACGCGGCCTACCTCCGGGGACTGGGAATGGCGGGCGTGGCGCGGTCCGACGCGGTGGCGGCGGAGCTCATGCAGCGCGTGGCGGGGCCTTGGGGGGCCCGGCTCATCAGCGCGCTCATCTGCGCCGCGGTGCTCACCTCGGCCAACGCCACCGTCCTCATGGGCTCTCGCACCCATTACGCGATGGGGCGCGACTTCCCGCTGTTCTCCCCGCTGGGGCGATGGAGCGCGCGGGCGAGCGCCCCCGTCAACGCCCTGCTGGTGCAGGGGGCCATCTCCCTGACGCTGGTGGGCGTGGGTTTCATCACCCGGCGCGGCTTCGAGACGATGGTGGATTACACCGCCCCCGTCTTCTGGTTCTTCTTCCTGCTCGTGGGCGTGTCGCTGCTGGTGCTGCGCCGGCGCGAGCCGCACGTGGCCCGTCCCTTCCGCGTGCCGCTCTATCCCCTCGTGCCGCTGCTGTTCTGCGCCTCGTGTGCGTACCTCCTCTATTCCAGTCTGGCCTACACCGGAGCGGGCGCCCTCGTCGGCGTCGCGGTGCTGGCCACCGGCCTGGTTCCGCTGGCGCTCATGCGCCGGCGCGCGGGCCACCCACGCAGCAACCCCTTACCTGGAGGTCGTAAATCATGGGGATTTGGAAGGCCGCGGTCGGTGTAG
- the acs gene encoding acetate--CoA ligase: MIYAPKEGFGRTARIQSMEDYQFLYRKSLERPEEFWGEMAQALTWFHPPETVLDADTDQVDFSWFGGGRLNACYNAVDRHVKENPRKPAIIWAKNEPGQYELITWRDLKHNVGRVANVLKAHGVKKGDRVCIYLPMVPELAYTMLACARIGAVHSVVFAGFSADSLRERILDSGAQVLVTANEGPRGAKRVRTKAISDEAVEGLSQVRSVLVVRRTEADVPMKAGRDWWLDQEMSKHRGTCPVEWMAAEDPLFILYTSGSTGKPKGVMHTTGGYLVYAVTTHRYVFDLQPDDVHFCTADMGWITGHTYLLYGPLANGTTTVLFESIPTYPDAGRLWQVVDDVKATVLFTAPTALRALLREGDAYVKKSSRKSLRLLASAGEPINPEVWRWYHDVVGEGRCPVVDNWWQTETGGVLIAPMPGATPCKPGSATLPFFGVEPVLVDDEGRVLEGNGVSGNLCIARTWPGQARTLWGNHQRFIETYYSRFPRLYFTGDGCRRDEDGYYWITGRVDDVLNVSGHRLGTAEVESALVAHESVAEAAVVGFPHELKGTGVCAFVTLKPEFLDASTEQMMGALKEQVRHVIGPIATPDQVRIVSGLPKTRSGKILRRMLRKIACGETQDLGDTSTLAEPSVLDELLTQQSQMQSQRR; encoded by the coding sequence ATGATCTACGCACCCAAGGAAGGCTTCGGCAGGACCGCCCGCATCCAGAGCATGGAGGACTACCAGTTCCTCTATCGCAAGAGCCTCGAGCGGCCCGAGGAGTTCTGGGGCGAGATGGCCCAGGCGCTCACGTGGTTCCACCCGCCGGAGACGGTGCTGGACGCGGACACGGACCAGGTGGACTTCTCCTGGTTCGGCGGAGGCCGGCTCAACGCCTGCTACAACGCGGTGGACCGGCACGTGAAGGAGAACCCCCGCAAGCCCGCCATCATCTGGGCGAAGAACGAGCCGGGGCAGTACGAGCTCATCACCTGGCGGGACCTCAAGCACAACGTGGGGCGCGTGGCCAACGTGCTCAAGGCGCACGGGGTGAAGAAGGGGGACCGCGTCTGCATCTACCTGCCCATGGTGCCGGAGCTGGCCTACACCATGCTGGCGTGCGCGCGCATCGGCGCGGTGCACTCGGTGGTGTTCGCCGGCTTCTCCGCGGACTCGCTGCGCGAGCGCATCCTCGACTCGGGGGCCCAGGTGCTCGTCACCGCCAACGAGGGCCCGCGGGGCGCCAAGCGGGTGCGGACCAAGGCCATCAGCGACGAGGCGGTGGAGGGCCTCTCGCAGGTGCGGTCCGTGCTGGTGGTGCGCCGCACCGAGGCGGACGTGCCCATGAAGGCCGGCCGGGACTGGTGGCTGGACCAGGAGATGAGCAAGCACCGCGGCACCTGCCCGGTGGAGTGGATGGCGGCGGAGGATCCGCTCTTCATCCTCTACACCTCGGGCAGCACCGGGAAGCCCAAGGGGGTGATGCACACCACGGGCGGCTACCTCGTCTACGCCGTCACCACGCACCGCTACGTCTTCGACCTGCAGCCGGACGACGTGCACTTCTGCACCGCGGACATGGGGTGGATTACCGGCCACACGTACCTGCTGTACGGGCCGCTGGCGAACGGGACGACGACGGTGCTCTTCGAGTCCATTCCCACGTACCCGGACGCGGGGCGGCTGTGGCAGGTGGTGGACGACGTGAAGGCCACGGTGCTCTTCACCGCGCCCACCGCGCTGCGCGCCCTCCTCCGCGAGGGGGACGCGTACGTGAAGAAGTCCTCGCGCAAGAGCCTGCGGCTGCTGGCCTCGGCGGGCGAGCCCATCAACCCCGAGGTGTGGCGCTGGTACCACGACGTGGTGGGCGAGGGCCGCTGCCCCGTGGTGGACAACTGGTGGCAGACGGAGACGGGCGGGGTGCTCATCGCCCCCATGCCGGGCGCCACGCCCTGCAAGCCCGGCAGCGCCACCCTGCCCTTCTTCGGCGTCGAGCCCGTGCTGGTGGATGACGAGGGCCGCGTGCTGGAGGGCAACGGCGTCTCCGGCAACCTGTGCATCGCCCGCACGTGGCCGGGCCAGGCCCGCACCCTCTGGGGCAACCACCAGCGCTTCATCGAGACGTACTACTCGCGCTTCCCCCGCCTCTACTTCACCGGGGACGGCTGCCGCCGGGACGAGGACGGCTACTACTGGATCACGGGCCGCGTGGATGACGTGCTCAACGTCTCCGGCCACCGCCTGGGCACCGCCGAGGTGGAGAGCGCGCTGGTGGCCCACGAGTCCGTCGCCGAGGCCGCCGTGGTGGGCTTTCCGCATGAGCTCAAGGGCACGGGGGTGTGCGCCTTCGTCACGCTCAAGCCCGAGTTCCTGGACGCCAGCACGGAGCAGATGATGGGGGCGCTCAAGGAGCAGGTGCGCCACGTCATCGGTCCCATCGCCACGCCGGACCAGGTGCGCATCGTGTCCGGCCTGCCCAAGACGCGCTCCGGGAAGATCCTCCGCCGCATGCTGCGGAAGATCGCCTGCGGAGAGACGCAGGACCTGGGCGACACCTCCACCCTCGCCGAGCCCTCCGTGCTCGATGAGCTGCTCACCCAACAGTCCCAGATGCAGTCCCAGCGCCGCTGA
- a CDS encoding DUF485 domain-containing protein, whose protein sequence is MSQKTKADELEALAATRWRVAAVLTAAMLISYFGFILLVAFDKPLMGKQLAPGLSLGILLGALVIASAWVFTGIYVVWANNRYDKALHQFRR, encoded by the coding sequence ATGTCCCAGAAAACCAAGGCCGACGAGCTCGAAGCCCTGGCGGCGACGCGTTGGCGCGTGGCCGCCGTGCTCACCGCGGCCATGCTGATCTCCTATTTCGGTTTCATCCTGCTCGTCGCGTTCGACAAGCCCCTGATGGGCAAGCAGCTCGCCCCGGGGCTGTCGCTCGGCATCCTGCTGGGCGCGCTGGTCATCGCCTCGGCCTGGGTGTTCACCGGCATCTACGTGGTGTGGGCGAACAACCGCTACGACAAGGCCCTCCACCAGTTCCGCCGCTGA